DNA sequence from the Falco peregrinus isolate bFalPer1 chromosome 1, bFalPer1.pri, whole genome shotgun sequence genome:
GCGCCAAGGCGTGAGCTTTGCCCCATCCTGAACCCCCCGTGCAGTGCATGAGCAAACAGGGCTGGTGGGCAACTGCCAAGGGAAATCCTGAGTGCAAACAGCCGTTTGAAGGCCTGATCCTGTAAATCACCGTTTGCCTCGGCCATTTCCTCCaccccaggcagccctgctgtggctgggctgcCGTCAAGCTGGCTCCTGTGTCGGGAGGTGTCCTGGGGATTTGCTTGCACCCGTGGATGCTCCcttgcagggggctgggcaggatgGAGCCCCATAGCCACAGCTGGGGGCTTCCCATGGggagctggtgcctggggtGCTGGGTTTGCTCTGGAGGTGGACACTGAGCTCCGTCCCTTCGTTCTTTCCCATCCCATACTTTCTCATCCCTGGCGGCCCCAGCCGCTGTGCTGGGAGGTGACTGGACCCCGTGCCAGGGCCACCCAGCTGCCCCTGCGGGGTCTGGGGCCGGAGGGCGTGATGCCTCAGGTCAATGAGGCTTTGGGATGCGGCAGCTGGCAAAGGGTCACTCACACCATGTCACGTCCATCATGACATCCCTGGCCCATGTCTCACCATTGCAGTGGCATGGTGCAGACCCCCCCAGTGACGCTGCCATGGGCCCACCTATTGTCCAGCGCTTCCTCCCCCCGGTGCGGCCGCCACGTGGCCGGCAGCATCAGGAGGAAGATAAACAGCTGCTTATCTGGGCGCCACAGGCTGCGTccctcttcccctctgctcctgcctggacGGCACCGGGCACGGCTGTGTGGCCCCTGCCATTGCCAGGCAGAGGCCGGGCAGCTCATCACACCTCTGGCAGCATCCTGCGGGGTCAGGCAGGGCCAGGGAGCCATGGCCGGGCTCGCTCCCGGCACGGGACAGGGATGCCAGTGAGGGGATAcggggcagcagtgccagctgggCACCATCGGTCACTGGGGAAGGCAGCGGGCTCCAGTATTATGTCAGGATCAGATAAGGGGGCTCAGCTGGGCCGGGGCGATCAGATAAGGGCGCTGTTATTTTTGTACtccaggaaagggaaaaaaaaaataaaaaggaagaaagaaagaaaattcactttATGTTTTTCCAGCCGCCCGCCCTCTCCTTTGCTCCAGCATGGCTGAGACCAGGGAGCGGGGACAGCTCCACTGCAGCTCCCCCCTGGGTCAGGGGCTGGAGGGGTGATTCCTGAGGGTTTTGGGAGCAGATCAAAGGCCCTGGGCAGAGAGCAACGcccaggggtgctgggctggggcatgCAGGGCCAGGGTGGCAGCACAGGATGCCCCGGGGGACGGGCAGTGCCACTCTGGCATCCCGACATCTGGCTGTGCTGCCTCGGCACTTTTGTAACGAGCTGGGCAGTCTCAGCCTGGGTCAGGAATGGGGACGGACCCCacgctgcagcccaggggggaCTGTCACCCTCCAAGCCACTGCTGGCTGTTGGACCATGCGGAGGTGGCATCAAGGCTCAGATAACAGGGTGGATGGGACCCAGGTTTTGGGGCTGATCCAGGCCATGCCATTCCTGCCCCTCTCTAAGTCAGCCAGGTGCTGAGCAGGCTCGCTCAGGGACAGGAAGGAACGACCAGCAGCGTGCTTGCCCTGTGGGGAACAGCACCAGTCCCTGCTGGAGGGAGCACGAAGTCCCCCACCTCTGGAAGCCTCCTGTGGCTGTGAGAGCCCCCCAACACCAGACCTGCCgtgggcacccccagccctaCAGGTCCCTGCTGAGGAGAGGTGACAATCAGACAGGAAACGGTGTGTGTGGCACTGCTAGGTAGGAGGGTGACCATATAGCACAGCTGCATAGATATGGGATGGTATGGCAGAGATAAACAGGACACAGTCTATACAGCAGAGCTACGCAGGACAGGGACCATACAGGCACAGCCACATATGACAGGGACTGTACAGCTCAGTTACATAGGACAGGGACCGTATGGCATGGCTACGTAGGCTAGGGACTGTATAGCACAGTTAAGACAAGGACTGCATCAAACGGCTACGTAGCACAGGGACAGTATGCTATAGCTATGCAGTATGGGGACTGTATAGCACAACTACGTAGGATAGGGGCCATATAGCACAGCTAAACAGGACAGGGACCATATGACACAGCTACTCAGGATGGGACCATACAGCATAGCTACACAGTGCTCAGCGAATACAGCACAGCCATGTTAGCGCAGGGACTATATGGCACAGCCATATAGGATGGAGACCATCCAGGACAAATACAAAGGACACTGACTGTATGGCACAGCTGCATAGGACAGAAATGACATTGCACAGCTGTGTGGGATGGGGACCAGATGGCAGAGCTATGTGGTATAGGGCCTATACATCACAGATAGGGAGGACAGGGCCTCTTATGGCACATCTACATAAGATGCAGACCATATGGTACAGCTATAGGATGGGGACTATCTCACGCAGCTACATAGGACACAGAGCTTACTGCACATATACGAAGGATGGGGACTGCATGGCACAGCCATCGGACAGGGTCTGTACGGCACAGCTACAGGGGACATGGACCTTACAGCACAGCTAAAGGATGGCTCCGCACCGCACAGCCACACAGAGCTTACTGTCCATCTGCGCAGGATGGGGCCCACGCGGCACAGCCTCACGGGACAGGGGCTGCCCGGCACAGACACCGGGTGCTGCCAGGGGGGATGGCACGCAGGGAGTGGGTGCTGAGCCTCTGGCGGGGacaccccagcagcacccaccggCGATGGCCCTCGCGGAGGCCAGGAGGGACACGCAGCaccgccagccccagcccccacaGACTGCTGCCGCTTTCCCagctccctctccccccactGGGGGGTCAtgttcccgcccccccccccccccggctctgTGCCCTCCACCCAGCCCGGGTGTCCCCGGGCATGTCACCGCTTGAAATGCTCCCTGTGGCTTCGCAGGGACCTTGGGGTGGTTTGGTGCTCCCCTGTCCCACCGCTCCGGCAGTGGACGAGCCCCCCACTCCGACCCCATGGGCTTTACGGGGCTTCTCCCGCCCGAGCCCCCGGCCGGACGCCCGGGGCCACGCCAGGGCACCGGTGCCGCTGCCTCGGTCGGGGAACAGCAAGGGCGGCCCGGCCACCCCCCGCCCGGTGGCGCAGCCGGGCTGTCGGGGGtcccgggagcggcggggctgcgctgGGGACTTCGTCCCTCCCCACCGCCGCGGCTGCCTCCCCCAGAACCTTCTCTCCCGGGGGCGCCACCGCCGGGACCCCTTCGGACACAGACCCGCTGCCTCCCAGAACGCGGAACCCCCCCCCGCCCGGAGCCACCGGCGGGTCCCACCGCCGCTGCCACCCCAGAGGTCCCGTCCAGGGGTCCCATCCCAAGAAGGGGGTGCGTGTCGCCGGTGCCCCCCGGCCCCACTCACCTGGGCGGccaagcagggccagcagcaggggcaggagcggggcggcgcgggggcccATCTCCGCTGCGGCCGCTCCCCGGGAGCCAGCGCCGAgtgccgggcggcggcggcggcaggaaACCGAGCCCGCCGGGGGAGGGCCCGCGGGCGGCGCGGCTCCGCGCCGGGAGGAAATGCCGCTGGCGGCGCTGAGGCcgtgccggcggcgggggggcagcCTCCCGCcacgggggggtgggggaagaggagcGACCCCCCGCGGCAGGCaccatgcctcagtttccccgcATCGCGGAGCGGGGCATCGCCTCCGGAGGGGTGCGTTGGAAGAGCCCCAAGCAGCGGAGGGGGGGCACTAGCATCCCAAGGACCCCTCCCTGGTGAGCGGAGGGGTGGGACACACAGGGACTCAAGTAGGGTGAGCCCCCCACCAAAATACACCCCTGCatactgctgcagcacagcctgacCCGCACAGCGAGGGGGGCTGCTCCCGGCGGTGGGGACAGGGGCTGCCCCGATATTCAGCCCGCACCCCAACAGGGTCACGGTGTCCCTGGCCGGTGACTGCCCGTGGCCCTGGCTGCCCACCCGGGgccagggggcagggggagggtccccagcactgctgcctgtacccttggccaggggctgcccggACATCTCTGCCTGGCAGGTCTGGGGGTCCCCTGAGACAGGGCTGCCTGGGCAAGAGGTCACAGCAAAGCACCACCGAGGTGGGAGTCAGGGGGTGGCCGGGGGCACCAGGGAGCCCcttctgcagccctgccccatccctcccacaagtgccagcagctgctgccccaggtgAGAGCCCTCACGCAGCTAATGGTGCAGCTGGGAGCCCGGTGCCGGGAGAGGCAAAGGGGTGGTCTCCGCTCCAAGCCATGGCGGCGGTAGGGGGACAGCACTATGTCCTGCCAGGGAAGCCTGCGAGGCTTGTCCCCACCAGCCAGGATGTCCCCGGAGATGTCCGTGACCTGGGGTGAGCAGCAGACATCTCCCATGACAGAGCACTGCCATCTCCTGGGGACCGCGGGGACAGGTGCTCACccggggatggggacagggttGGGGACCGGGACGAGGCACAGGCACCCCTGGCCCTCCCACACCCCTCTCCCCCCGGTGACACTGCAGGGCGATGAGCAAGAAGCCCTCAAACCCTGGGATGCTGGTGGCTGGAGGGTGACAATCAGGAGGGTGGCTATGGATGGGGGGTGGCCGCACAGGTAGCCCCATGCACCCCACTGAGCCCCAGTACAGCATCTtccccccatcctgctgcagcttaCAGGGTAGCCTCAGGCTTTCCAGCCAGAGCAAAAGCATCTAAAACCCCCTCAGCAAGCACCCAGGGGCCAtgctggggaggaaggcagagtGCCTGGGCCTGCTGGGCGCTGCAgggtcccccctccccaccccgtGCCCTGCTCACCacctggggaaactgaggcacactGACAGCACACCCAAAGAGGGATGGAGACACAAAggttgcccccctccccgctgcaCAGCTTTAGGCTATAGCATCCCAAAACCCCGGCACGAGGCAAACACCCACCAGCCCCAGACCCGGCTCAGCTGTGCTGACAGCACCCTGGCCGCATCCTTCCtgccccgccgcctgccccccgtactctgctgctggctccttTACCCCCTGGCACGGGGCTGACGGGTGTGGGTTTTCTTCTtagggatttttgttttcttctccactcgcttccttcctctgctctggcCCCGCGACCTTGGCTgcccccagtgctgcctgcccccagtcccctggctctgttcccagctcccagcagtctggaagccggggggggggggcttgccGGGGTTgtgcctctgctgcctcctgccctccccatgGCTGGGTAAACCCCAGTCCCaagccccaccacagcccctctgctgtggcaTCATGCCTGGGCAGACCTGCAGGTGCTGGGGGCCCCCAGATGCCCATCCCCCACACTGGCACCCTAACTGCCTGTCCGATGAGGCCCTATAATTCACCCCTCATGAAGACCCCCATCCTGTCCCCACCCACGAGGACACCCAGCACAGTGGCTGGGCTCAGCTGGGTGTTCCCAGTGTGTCCTTTGGCCCCTGGGGACAGGTCTGCATGCCAGTCTGAGAGGTGGCAGCAATGGCAGTGGGTGCCCAgggccagcagggcagggagcacccCACTCCAGGGTGTTGTgccaccccaaaacaccacaGTGCAGCCACTGCATACACCGAAAACCCCTGACAGCCAGAAGAAATAAGATGCTGTGGCGTGAAAGCAGTGGAAATCCCCATTGTGGCACGGCTGGGTCCCATCCTGgccacccccagctcccagcgGCAGGGCCGGGGAGAGGGGATGCACGTGTGGGATATGGCTCAGATGCTGCCAGCATCTCTGGGGTCACACAGCCAGGGCACAAGGGAGTTCAGCAAGCGGGACGGGATGGGGGCAAGGGGGACTGGCTGCAGGCTCCCCATAGGGCATGGATTGGGAAGCAGGGGCAAGGAGCCGGGatgctccctcccttcctccgAGCACAGCATCCCGCTGCCCCGGTGGGATAAACACCCACTTCCTGCCCTTAATCAGCTCCAGAGGGGCTGGCGGGGacaggggggagaaaaaaaatatctctggaaagaaaaactcaTTTCCTGcgacagaagaaaaagataaagtCTGGGCTCATTAAAGTGAACTTTACTGGGGAGAGACGGGAAAGAGCCAAACACAATGTCCTTGAAATTTCCTCCGTGCGGCTCCGTCCACGAAAACAGGATAAAGCCGCTTCCGCTGTCTCTGCCGGAGGcggggagtggggctgggggttcGGCTACAGGCTGTCGAGGTGGGAGCAGACCTGCTGGAAAACCTCCTCCACAGAGCCCTCGGCGTTGAGCTGGGTGCGGAGGGGTTAGCTGGGGGGCTCGCCCCAGAGGACGGCGCGACCGGAGCTCTTCCAGGGATGGATTTTGGCCATGGGCAGAGAGATCGCGACTGATTTAGGCAAAGGGGTGTGGGGACATCCTTGGAGGGGGTCAAGCCCACCCGAACAAGCCAGGATTgagttttttctcccttctctcatCATCCCCATccatcccttcccctcccctgggACACACGTGCCTcgagctgtggggctggagggggccGGCACCAGCCACATCCCTGCTTACCTGGCGGACGATGCCTCTGCTCTTGTAGAAGGCAATGACAGGCTCGGTGGCCTTGTAGTAGGTATCCAAACGCTTCTTGATGGTCTCCTCGTTGTCATCCACCCGCCCGCTGGTCTCGCCTCGCTTCAGCAGGCGTTTCACCATCGTCTCCTTCCCCGCATCCACATAGAGCAGCAGTGTGGGGGGGGCGATCTGTGGGCAGAGGGGACACAGTTGTCACCCTGCCAAACTGGCATGGGTCTGGCTTGGTTTGGGAAGATGGTGGTGGTGAGCATGGGGGTCACAGATGTTCCCACACCATCCTTTGCCTCCCTCTGCACAGGTCTGGGGGCCACTGGGACAGTGGAACAGatgaggaggaaggcagagggacACCACAACCAAGCCCTGGCACTCTGCCATCACCATTGTGCTGGCACCTTGGTCACCCTGTCAGCTTGAGGACACCCTGGAGAGAAGTCCGTCCCACCGCGCCCCAGGTGCAGGCTGTCCTCCAGATGGGGTGACCCACTGGCTGGCATGGGGACAGTTTAGCGCTTGTTGGGACAGATTCTTCACCGGGATGGGGAAGGCCGGGCTGCTGCTGGATGAAGCCCCTCTGTATGGACGGTAggtggcatggcacagcacggcacggTACGGCACAGCACCAGCCCTCACCTTCTTCTCAAACTCCTCTCCCTGCTTCACCTCGCGGGGGTAGCCATCGATGAGGAAGCCCTTGGACACGTCTGCTTTGGCCACCATGGCGTCCCGCAGCATGTCTAGCACTGtgtcctggggaggggaggacagAGCTGCCAGGGCTGACACTGGACAACATGCCCCCACTCAGCACCCCCAAATCCCTGCTGCAAACTcccccccaggcagcagggacagaggtGCCCCTGGGCCATGTGCCAGCTGTTACTATGGCgtccccacagccaccctgccTGCACGTCCTGCCGTGCACTGGCCAGTGGCCTGCATGGACTCACCAGGGGCACCAGCTCGCCCTTCTCCATGATGGCCTGGAGCTTCTTGCCCCGCTCTGAGCCTGAGCTGACCTCCGCCCGCAGCAGGTCCCCCGTGGAGAGGTGGGTGTAGCCATACTTCTGCACGATCTTCTCACACTGGGTCCCCTTCCCTGAGCCGGGGCCACCTGCAAGTCCCACAAGGGCCCCATGTGCCCCAAGCCATGGGTGAGGAGCTGGAGGGGTACATGGAAGC
Encoded proteins:
- the AK1 gene encoding adenylate kinase isoenzyme 1 isoform X1; its protein translation is MGKPSPQPDAQVAAGSQPEVLLRLDHGSMSAEKFKHHKIIFVVGGPGSGKGTQCEKIVQKYGYTHLSTGDLLRAEVSSGSERGKKLQAIMEKGELVPLDTVLDMLRDAMVAKADVSKGFLIDGYPREVKQGEEFEKKIAPPTLLLYVDAGKETMVKRLLKRGETSGRVDDNEETIKKRLDTYYKATEPVIAFYKSRGIVRQSRSLCPWPKSIPGRAPVAPSSGASPPANPSAPSSTPRALWRRFSSRSAPTSTACSRTPSPTPRLRQRQRKRLYPVFVDGAARRKFQGHCVWLFPVSPQ
- the AK1 gene encoding adenylate kinase isoenzyme 1 isoform X2 → MSSLSVPTCPEKFKHHKIIFVVGGPGSGKGTQCEKIVQKYGYTHLSTGDLLRAEVSSGSERGKKLQAIMEKGELVPLDTVLDMLRDAMVAKADVSKGFLIDGYPREVKQGEEFEKKIAPPTLLLYVDAGKETMVKRLLKRGETSGRVDDNEETIKKRLDTYYKATEPVIAFYKSRGIVRQSRSLCPWPKSIPGRAPVAPSSGASPPANPSAPSSTPRALWRRFSSRSAPTSTACSRTPSPTPRLRQRQRKRLYPVFVDGAARRKFQGHCVWLFPVSPQ
- the AK1 gene encoding adenylate kinase isoenzyme 1 isoform X3: MGKPSPQPDAQVAAGSQPEVLLRLDHGSMSAEKFKHHKIIFVVGGPGSGKGTQCEKIVQKYGYTHLSTGDLLRAEVSSGSERGKKLQAIMEKGELVPLDTVLDMLRDAMVAKADVSKGFLIDGYPREVKQGEEFEKKIAPPTLLLYVDAGKETMVKRLLKRGETSGRVDDNEETIKKRLDTYYKATEPVIAFYKSRGIVRQLNAEGSVEEVFQQVCSHLDSL